The region TTTAGACTaagtttattttcagcattttATTTCGTTTAAGTTATTGTTGTTACTCTTAAAGTCTCCATAGAGCAATCTAGTGTCATTTTTTTCCACTGAAATTTCCATGTTTTTTTTCTGTTTATATATTGTTATCATGTTTTTACTCATGTCTTTTATATTGTGTGATTTAATATTAAGCATGTCTGAGTATATTTATTTAGTATTCAGGACATAAAAACTGGTCAAATGACAGACCTCGTGTAAGTCCCATGATGAATGTTGAATATTAAGAAATGTTCTTTTGTTTAAATTTATCTATTTAAAATTATTAAGTTCGCTTCGAAAGTAGGAATGATTTGGGCATCAATTATACGCTGAAAGGGTATAATTGATCTCTGACTTAAATTTTTTGGACATTTGAGCCTGAGGTGACCAAAGTGTCTTAGGTTCAATTGAGAAATGCTTCATCATTTTAATATTTGCATGCTAAAGGATTTAAATGAATGAGATACATTGCAAAAGCAAGTATCTTGTTAGTTTAGGACACGATAATGCATTGGCGAAAGTAGGCATTACCGACAATTTCTATTATTTTTCTTCAAATGAATATTTGTTATTAATTGGAATTGGGATTTACATGAGTAAGTCTAGGATACGATTCATTCTCTTGGATCCTTTTTTATATACTGTTAAAAACAAATTTTAATTATTTgcaaaagaaaaatcaaaatgaCATTCTTAGATAAACATAATATCTATGTATGCTTAACATCATTAGATAGTTATGTTTGATATAGTCGCATGCTTGGGACGTGCCACTTGACCATTTATAGAAATAAAGAGTAGGAAGCAACAATAGTAAACAAGAAGGAGATAAATGGTACTGGGAGAAAAGTAGAAGTATGAAGGGAAAACTATGATGAAGGATCACTCTAAAACACAAAAAATAGGTGAGTGCCGAAATCTAAAAGGAGAAACAAACAAATAGAGCAAGATATCACTAGAGCTTAAGGATGAATGACCGGAGTTGGTGAGAGAGGGAGAGAGGAAATATATAATTTTCACAAAGAATGGAAACATAATCTGAAAGGAGGAATAACCTTTATATAGTGGGGCGATTTAGATAATCTGAAAGGGGGAATAACCTTTATGAATGAAACTCTTTTCAATGAAATGGAAGTTATGCACAAAGTTTAATTTTTTATGGATATATGAATACTTGAAAAATTTGTTTGGGTTATGTAAAAAAATCATGCTTCGGGTATAATCGGTTACCAAAAACCTGTAACCCGTTACACCTCAGCAATGTTAAAATTGTTAAGTTGTTTCAAACCTAAAACCACTTATAGGTTTTGTGTAACCAGTTACACGTGCGTTGAAACTGctaaaaacttatttttcatgGCATGGATCAAAAGGCTTAGTGCAATATGATATAAGAAACTTTGAGATGAATATGCATGTGTTAGCTGACAAATTTCGGCTAAGGGAAAGCCAAGTTTGACCAGGGGTTATGTCGGAAACACCTCGACAAAAAGGTGGATGAGGTTGTCGATCGACATATACAAAGGTTGGGTCGAAGTCGAAATGTTTTGAGTGGAAAGTGGGAACGTGGGCACGTAAAGAGGTCGTGGGTAGTTATGCGTCAAAATGAGTAGAGTGAGCCGACACGTGGCACCTCAAGAGGTTTTTGTAACCTCCCGACGGTTATTTTGAACTAGTATTTAAGCCAATGTTGGGTGAGAATTCAAAGGTGGTAATTTGAACATTTACAGTAGGGATAAATCTTGAAGTACCAAAGCGTTTACGAGAAAAAAGTTACTCTCCTCACAAACAATGTATTTTGCCTCCACTTTATAATTACAAGTCATTTCATCTTCGCAAAGTTTATCTTTTGTCTTGTCTTACTTTATCTTTTATCATCTTTCTTTCAGTACCTTATCGTTTTTACTTGTCATTTTACCTTTATTATCTCCTTGACTCGTCAAGAGTCTCGTTTACACCCTTTTCAACCAGTCAGAAACATTGTTTACCAAATATCCATACACCCAAACACTAAGTCCGAGACTCCTTATCTGGTCCTGCAAGTAAACCTTGAAGGAAaatagcgatccaaaacgtagcggaattttaaaaaaaaatctcctttagttATCCTTACGAATGAccatgatcagtgatagaatcgttatctcttgtggtgattgaaacctttgatgcatatctatggagcgatcacgaatgttgaatggtgacaacgcctctactcagtccacatgaacggattccttcaatctcagtgctagctgctacgaatgaaggcttcGAGTGTaagagagagagaaatgaaattacaacggaacaaatgcttctgcataaggattctatttatagaaccacttgtgtgggatacaagctaaaaatcccacgtaagtgtatgtggcccatatcttatgatatgccaaaatcacttaagcgtgtggtaccttcccatatttcgtattctacttaagtacaccgtaccttacgatgttcttcaattcacttaagtgcaccgtaccttacggtgttccttagttactctatctctcatcaatccgtccttttgtgtgtgaccctgtaggttttcgagacattagcaattatattaaatcacatatttaacatatTTAACATaagcaattatattaaatcacatatttaacataagcaattatattaaatcacatatttaacatatTATACATaagcaattatattaaatcacatatttaacattagcaattatattaaatcacatatttaacatatTTAACATaagcaattatattaaatcacatatttaacatatTTAACATAAGCGTGAtattagcaattatattaaatcacatatttaacataataaatagtgagcggtatctagcaacacatcactgctacccaagacacgaaaatgtcatatgatctgacaaatccttttgtgataatacttatgtgtacaattactcttttacccttatgtctatattgaacacaaggcatatatcaggtcatccttgtctagttcaatattgggccgTAGACATctatcctgttacgcaggatgggaaaattccatctaggtcactcatgtccctcaacatgctttgtggaatatccatcaactgtctttatggtcatccaattacggacaatgtttgatctgcaataagacactcgactctacatctagggtccataggggtttcaggtcgaagggtggtatacaccattattaccatgagaataacttatgacacttttcataacattctatatagtattctcatagcaggttaatccagtataaatattactcttaatattcatacctatgtttaagacttgataactccttatccatgatccatgagatgtgatcattagtctatatacataatagtcgtaatgctttaatgttatcccacttcataataaagctcgactacggatactttaagaataatgtccttatgtttaatgagatctcatgattaagtcacactcgatacattaaacaaactagctattctaggtactttattaaacaaacataataaataaaaagccttttattattaataaataattcaatacaagtacaaaaagtattggcctctagggcttacaccaacaaacctcatataggaaggctagagattgttgcGCAAAAcaacaaattggcacacccggTGGGACCTCGACAATGTTAAGTTGTATGTAATTGCGCAATGAAAAAATGACGTCTCCTAGACCCCACGAAGAAACGTCTTCGGCGGGAGACACAACGACGCCCCAGGCCGTTGACACCGACTCTAGAATGGCGTCGGCAGTTTCAACAACGTTTGTGGGACCGATTCTGACACCGTGTCAGCCACAAACACCGACACCGACAACCATGGGAACTATGGGACAACGTATGCCCAGTTATACGGCTCCCATACACAGAACATTGGGAATGCCGACGAAGTTTATGGCAAACATGCATAACTTCGGTTCGACTTATAGTGATACCTTGTCATCGCTATTCCCTCGTTATCAGGGGTTTAGACCATTGGCAACCCCATTTGGTCGGCCCCTAGGGTTCAGATTGACGTCTCAATCAATCCCAACATTTACGTCAAGCTCCGTTGTCGTTATGAGACAACAAATGGATGAAAGTAACGATGAAATGATACACATGCTAACTTAACAAATGGGTACTATTTTAAGGCCTTTGATCCAGGATTTGACGCAGAGTTATCAACAATTGGCAACCCAAATGACCAGGATTGGAGACTTTTTGGGAGCTCCAAGGGCTCAAGTGCGTTGCCATCCCACTCCTCCTACTCGACCAGAGACTCCGGTTCGACAAGAGGAGATGGAAGACGATACTGTCGAACAAGAATACCAGGAGTTCGAACACATCCCAAGGGTGGCACGAAGACCCCCTGTGGTACTGGTTAACCGTAACCAGGATCCCGACCAGGTGGTTTAACAAGTTCGACACCACACAGCCATAGGGGAAAAAAACCTAGAGGCTATCGTCGAACGGATCATAGTGCGAAACGAAGTAACTCCTTACCTCCAACAGTCGACATACTCGTCGCCTCTACCATATTTTGTCTTACAGACAGAATTTCCAAGGGGATGGAAAGTACCTAAATTTACCAAGTTCGCAGGGGATACTAAAGAGTCCACCGTCGAACATATGGCGAGATACTAGACTGAGGCTGGTGACATAGCAAACAACGAGGACTTGAAGTTGAAGTACTTCCCGAGTTCTCTCACGAAAAATGTGTTTACCTAGTTCACAACGCTACCTCCACAGTCGATCTAAACATGGACACAGTTGGAATggctgttccatgaacaattttacatgggacaaCCAAAGATCAGTCTTAAAGAACTAGCTAGCATTAAGCGAAAGGTCGTTGAGTCAATTGATCAGTACCTGAACAGGTTTAGACTATTGAAGGCGCGATACTTTACTCAAGTCCCTGAACATGAACTAGTCGACATGGCGGTTGGGggtctagattattctataaggaagaaactgGATACCCAGTACCTTAGGGATATGGCCCAATTGGCCGATAGGGTTCGACGTAACGAACGCTTGAAAGCCGAGAAGTCTAAGGCGGGTCGATATCATAAAAAAGAGAAAGTGTCCTACATCACAGTCGAAGGAGACTCTTCCGATGACGAAGATATAATCGACAGGAGTAAGGTCAACATGGCGGAACTTAAGCCCGGACCTCCATATACGTGCAAGGTTTTGAAACCATCGAATAGGAAAAACCCTATCGAACCAGAGAGATTAGACAATCACGTCGCTAAGACATATACGTTCGACGTGTCTAAATGCGATGAGATCTTTGATCTATTGGTAAAAGATGGACATATTATCGTCCCTCAGGGTTTAAAAGACCCTCCCCTAgaacaaaaaaagaaaaggggatTTTGCAAATTCCATAATTTCCTTGTTCACAAAACTCACCAATGTGTTCTTTTCAGAGATTTGGTGCAGAAAGCTCTGAAAGAAGGAAGGCTCCAGTTTGGCGAAAGGCAAAAAATGCAGGTTGATTTTGACCCTTTGAAGGGGAAGAAGCATTGTATGTTGAGCCTCTAGAGTGCATGGTGGTGGAGACTATTGATGGTCTCATTGAGGTTCTCAAAGAAACCTCGTTAGCTGAATTTTTTGACGTAATTATGGTCGAAACTACTGAAAGTTTCAGAGTCAAAGGCGAAAGGAGGCCCGGGTCGGCCTATCCCCAGCTTGGAGAAAGTTTGTCTGACTTCCAAGAGAAATGCAAGGAGAAGGGATCAAAGGCCCTGTTATGCCCGAAGTGGAGTGCAATATTTGACGAGAAAGCCACCGAAAGACTGGAGGCCAACAACAAGGCCGAGAAGGAGGAAAAGCCTGTTGTCCCACAATTCGTGTTCGATAGGCACAAAGCACCTTGACAGAATGAAAAGTACAGGAGACAATTTCAACGTCCCCACCCAAAGACATTTGTTCCTCAAACTGATGTTCCACATGAGAAGTGGATAGAATCTGTCAATCAAAAGGGGGACAAAAAGCCAAAATGGAGGGTGTTGGAAAAAGAGGCAATGTCTCCAGAGAAGAGGAAAGGCTACACAATATCTCCTAACTACAAAGGAAATAGTCCTATGACTAGGACACAGTGGAGACGCCACCAGCGAAACAGAAAAGTTGGGAAGGTTATTACCACCCCACAGTCGAAGACTTCGGGGACCTCTGGACAAAAGGAACAAGCGTCGAAGGTCAAGGGACTTGCAAAAATGGTGGCCAACCAGACAGTGGCCATGATTGTCGACTCAACAAGAAAGAAGGCAGGGATAGCTACTCAGAACGTGGAATGTTCGTTAGAAATTGAGGGACAACCACGAAGTGAAGAGAAATTGAAGGAGGAGGAGCTGGAGTATTCTCCCCAACCAGAGGAAGAAGAGCCTGAGTATTCTTCTCAGTCTGATGAGGAATTTGACGAGGATATGTACGACGAAAACAACAACGATATCTATGGTGATGATTTCATCGTAAACTGCAGCATTGTTTCGGTACTGCAAGCCGAATACGACATGGTGTCTGAAGTTTCTGAAACAGAATGAGACTTTGTACTAGACGAAACAGAAGGGGGAAAGCCTTTATGCTACTATGTCATGAACAATGGCATGGTGGAAGAGCATAAAGCAATGTTTAAGAGGCCCAGTTCTGGGATGATGTACCATCTAAAACCATTGTTCATCAGAGCTAAGGTGGATGGAATGGCGGTGAATAAGGTTTTTGTCGACGGAGGTGCTATCGTCAACCTAATGCCCTATACTCTGTTCAAGAGGATGGGAAAAGTCGACGAAGATCTCCGACAGAACTACATGGTCCTTTCAAATTATAAGAGGAAGACCAACAATATAATGGGGGTGGTCTAGGTCGAACTCGCGGTAGGCACGACAACATGGTCAACACTATTTATGGTAATAAACTCAAAAGCCAACTTCAACTTGCTCCTGGGTCGAGAATGGGTCCATTGGATAGGGGCTATTCCCTCAACGGTCCACCAAAGGCTTATAAACTGGAGGAAAGACGACATCGTAGAGAATATTGAGGCCGACCAAAAGCTATTACCATGTCGATGACAAGGGTTCCAATATGTCGTTTGACCAACATTTGGCAAACATAGCGCCATGTGATGACGAGTCGGGATCCTATACTTCTGTCAATACTGGTCGAGTTCTGAACTTGGACCCTAATCATGGTTTCATTTGGGATAACTAGGAAGACACAAGATCATAGACGGGAATCCCACCTACGGGGTGGACAACAATCGACAAAGATGACTACTAAGTCAGAAAGCCTGGCTCGAATTTCGGCCTATCTGGCTAAAAACAAGAGGAAGTCAAATCTAGAAAGGAAGAGACTCCATAATTTGGCATGTAAGGTCGAAAGTCTAGATGATGGTCGACTAGACCAGACAACAGCTTCAGAAAGTCGGAGGCTTGATTGTATCTATGATAATGAGCATTTGGGGTTCGAAAAGAACCCACAAAATGAGTCCCAAAAGATGCAAGCGCAAGATCCCCTCGAAGAGATCGACCTGGGAAACGGAACCACAAaaagaccaacctacataagtaCTAAGGTGGGGTTAGAGATGAATGCAAAGCTAGTCGGGGTGTTGATTGAGTACAAGGACTGTTTTGCCTGGTATTATGACGAAATTCCAGGTTTGGATCGAAGCATAGTAGAACATCGTCTGCCTATCCAACCTGGGAAGAAGTCGGTGAAGCAACAACCTCGACGGTTTGCTCCGAACGTTACTTCGAAGATCAAGCAAGAAATCGAAAGACTCTTAAAAATTCGTTTCATAAGAACGACAAGGTACGTCGAATGGCTGGCCAACATAGTGCCCGTCATCAAGAAAAACAGAACTCTTAGGATTTGTATAGATTTCAGGGATCTAAACAACGCCACGccaaaggatgaatattcgatgCCAGTGGCGGAAATGTTGGTCGACCCGGCCACAGGTTTTGAATATCTGAGCCTACTTGATGGATACTCTGGCTACAATCAGATTCTCATTACCGAAGAAGATGTTCCCAAGACAGCATTTCGATGCCCCGGTGCGCTAGGGACATACGAGTGGGTCGTcatgccgtttggtttaaaaaacACAGGAGCAACTTACCAAAGGGccatgaattccatctttcatgacttCATTGAGAAGTTCATGCAGGTATATATCAACGACATAATGGTGAAATCGTCATCTCAAGAGGGACACCTAGATCACCTTCGACGCTCGTTTGACAAaatgaggaaatatggattgaaaatgaatccattgaAGTGTGCTTTTGGGGTACACGCAGGTGACTTCCTGGGATCTATGGTACACAAACGAGGTATAAAGGTCAATCAGAACAAGACGAAGGCGATCTTAAACCTCAAAAGTCCATCTACAAAGAA is a window of Lathyrus oleraceus cultivar Zhongwan6 chromosome 6, CAAS_Psat_ZW6_1.0, whole genome shotgun sequence DNA encoding:
- the LOC127096451 gene encoding uncharacterized protein LOC127096451, whose protein sequence is MGQPKISLKELASIKRKVVESIDQYLNRFRLLKARYFTQVPEHELVDMAVGGLDYSIRKKLDTQYLRDMAQLADRVRRNERLKAEKSKAGRYHKKEKVSYITVEGDSSDDEDIIDRSKVNMAELKPGPPYTCKVLKPSNRKNPIEPERLDNHVAKTYTFDVSKCDEIFDLLVKDGHIIVPQGLKDPPLEQKKKRGFCKFHNFLVHKTHQCVLFRDLVQKALKEGRLQFGERQKMQVDFDPLKGKKHCMLSL